A region from the Kribbella shirazensis genome encodes:
- a CDS encoding dihydrodipicolinate synthase family protein has translation MRPLTADSLRGVWATLLLPLNPDDSIDWGRLQAQADVLSATNLHGLYAHGTAGEFQTLTEDEFDRVNQVLAGTGKPFQIGASHPSAQVQLSRVERAVELAPGAIQVIAPDWLPLSPSEMLSFLRRVADVAGDVPLVLYNPPHAKTAVGPQQLCELAQAVPSLVGLKTAGGDKAWFDEAMRSGLAIFVPGHFLASMSSLGAHGSYSNVAALSPNGAVAYAADLDVERRIEEFFAAHVVPLQKAGLSNPALDKFLAAVGDWADVGTRVRWPMQSATEEQVAAARPDARRLLPELFADS, from the coding sequence GTGCGCCCACTCACTGCCGACTCGCTCCGCGGTGTGTGGGCGACTCTTTTGCTGCCGCTGAACCCCGACGACTCGATCGACTGGGGACGGCTGCAGGCTCAAGCTGATGTGCTGAGCGCCACCAACCTGCACGGGCTGTACGCGCACGGGACGGCGGGGGAGTTCCAGACGCTGACCGAGGACGAGTTCGACCGGGTCAATCAGGTTTTGGCCGGCACGGGGAAGCCGTTCCAGATCGGGGCCAGTCATCCGTCGGCGCAGGTGCAGTTGTCGCGGGTCGAGCGGGCTGTGGAACTCGCGCCCGGAGCGATCCAGGTGATAGCCCCGGACTGGTTGCCGTTGAGTCCCAGCGAGATGCTGAGTTTCCTGCGGCGCGTGGCTGACGTGGCGGGAGACGTGCCGCTCGTGTTGTACAACCCGCCGCATGCGAAGACCGCTGTAGGGCCGCAGCAGTTGTGTGAGCTGGCGCAGGCGGTGCCGAGTCTGGTCGGGCTGAAGACGGCCGGCGGTGACAAGGCGTGGTTCGACGAGGCGATGCGGTCGGGGCTCGCGATCTTCGTGCCGGGCCACTTCCTGGCGAGTATGTCGTCACTCGGAGCACACGGCAGCTACTCGAACGTGGCGGCGCTCTCCCCGAACGGCGCGGTCGCGTACGCCGCCGACCTCGACGTCGAGCGGCGGATCGAGGAGTTCTTCGCAGCCCACGTCGTACCGCTCCAGAAGGCCGGACTGTCCAACCCTGCGCTGGACAAGTTCCTGGCCGCGGTGGGGGACTGGGCCGATGTCGGCACCCGGGTCCGCTGGCCGATGCAGTCGGCGACCGAGGAGCAGGTGGCAGCGGCCCGCCCCGACGCCCGGAGGCTGCTGCCCGAACTGTTCGCCGATTCCTGA
- a CDS encoding pyridoxal phosphate-dependent decarboxylase family protein, with the protein MSQPARLTAVTAPPARVRDPFTARWPLASTVSNRERGPLPHGSPGSVLRRAAEVLGEPRVPSTGVGESAALDLIAGLLDHHGIDLSHPHAAAHLQPPVLQVAVDADALASASNASMDTYDSGPATLAIEQWVVRALASLAGFGPQADGVLTPGGSISNLLAVLIARDGAAAAAGIDVRRDGLRGLDRPVVFCSELAHFSVQRACAALGLGEQAAITIASDENFRMRTDVLADELAKPGRTPVAVIATAGTTDFGSIDPIAPIAALARQYGAWVHVDAAYGFGALFSDRLAPLLAEVSLADSVTLDLHKIGWQPAATSVLLVADRTRFTAFDRSVDYLNPADDIDSGLDGLLGRSLQTTRRPDAVKVATTLTAYGRSGLGTMLDTCHELAHAAAARVVADSNLELLAPVTLTTVLFRVAGQGLEGAAADALQGEVRRRLLTSGRVLIGRTKLPARGGRPAAVALKLTLLNPNATATDIEDLLDQVVATGLDVLTGEGAA; encoded by the coding sequence ATGTCGCAGCCCGCACGGCTGACCGCCGTGACCGCTCCGCCCGCCCGCGTCCGCGATCCGTTCACAGCGCGCTGGCCGCTGGCCTCGACCGTGTCAAACCGTGAGCGTGGACCGTTGCCGCACGGGTCGCCGGGATCGGTACTGCGGCGCGCGGCGGAGGTGCTGGGCGAGCCGCGGGTGCCCTCGACAGGGGTGGGGGAGTCGGCCGCGCTCGACCTGATCGCGGGCCTGCTCGACCACCACGGGATCGACCTGAGCCACCCGCACGCGGCGGCGCACCTGCAGCCGCCGGTGCTCCAGGTCGCGGTGGACGCGGACGCGCTGGCGTCGGCGAGCAACGCGTCGATGGATACCTACGACTCCGGGCCGGCGACGCTGGCGATCGAGCAGTGGGTGGTGCGAGCGCTGGCCTCGCTGGCCGGCTTCGGGCCGCAGGCGGACGGCGTGCTGACGCCCGGCGGCTCGATCTCGAACCTGCTGGCGGTGCTGATCGCCCGGGACGGCGCGGCCGCGGCCGCCGGGATCGACGTACGGCGGGACGGTCTGCGGGGCCTCGACCGCCCGGTGGTGTTCTGCTCCGAGCTCGCCCACTTCTCGGTGCAGCGCGCCTGCGCCGCCCTCGGCCTCGGGGAACAGGCCGCGATCACGATCGCCTCCGACGAGAACTTCCGGATGCGGACCGACGTCCTCGCCGACGAGCTCGCCAAGCCCGGCCGGACGCCGGTCGCGGTGATCGCCACGGCCGGTACGACGGACTTCGGATCGATCGACCCGATCGCGCCGATCGCCGCGCTGGCCCGGCAGTACGGCGCCTGGGTCCACGTCGACGCGGCGTACGGGTTCGGGGCGTTGTTCTCCGACCGGCTCGCGCCGCTGCTCGCCGAGGTGTCGCTGGCGGACTCGGTGACGCTGGACCTGCACAAGATCGGCTGGCAGCCGGCCGCGACCAGCGTGCTGCTGGTGGCGGACCGGACCCGGTTCACGGCGTTCGACCGATCCGTCGACTACCTGAACCCGGCGGACGACATCGACTCCGGGCTCGACGGGTTGCTGGGGCGCAGCCTGCAGACCACCCGCCGTCCGGACGCGGTCAAGGTTGCCACCACGTTGACGGCATACGGGCGGTCCGGACTGGGAACGATGCTCGACACCTGTCACGAGCTCGCGCACGCCGCCGCGGCCCGGGTCGTTGCCGACAGCAACCTGGAGTTGCTGGCGCCGGTGACCTTGACCACGGTGTTGTTCCGGGTCGCCGGGCAGGGGCTGGAGGGGGCCGCTGCGGACGCCCTCCAGGGCGAGGTCCGGCGCAGGTTGCTGACCTCCGGGCGGGTGCTGATCGGCCGGACCAAGCTGCCGGCCCGCGGCGGCCGCCCGGCGGCGGTCGCGTTGAAGTTGACGCTCCTGAACCCGAACGCCACCGCGACGGACATCGAGGACCTGCTCGACCAGGTCGTGGCCACCGGCCTCGACGTGCTGACCGGCGAAGGAGCAGCGTGA
- a CDS encoding tetratricopeptide repeat protein: MTSLREMYIRGGVQMAATAAVVAGGIGWLAGWRYGHALITLGLALYVCTLFPRRAGRSWHTTLAFYAAKEAAKSYEAGQFEDAAAAVASQVGHLRKLAFIRPDESKYLGNALTAQWNTLTKLGRHADALVVAEEAVAVCRIVDQGRPPLDRALELVECSLSEFPDEPAGASADELLALRSQRADEANRLRARSLAIVAERHLERSEHDAAHPLLEEVTRILRYLGSDEKLVPALTELGHCRTRLREYEQARASYGEALAIAGTLDPVDPEDILGLQMNLAGSARELQQYAEAVRLDEAVVAVLRADHQSESPHEKSLERLTWALTTLGDDLRALHRLEEALAAYSEALELHRAADRPGGVDEALPPVIRTLRALGRPDDARPLEDELSSLRKAPRPGTIYTLRIPTSDEAPSEG, translated from the coding sequence ATGACGAGCTTGCGCGAGATGTACATCCGCGGCGGGGTGCAGATGGCCGCTACGGCCGCCGTGGTCGCGGGCGGGATCGGCTGGCTCGCGGGCTGGCGGTACGGGCACGCACTGATCACGTTGGGGCTGGCCCTGTATGTCTGCACGCTCTTCCCCCGGCGAGCAGGCAGGTCGTGGCACACCACGCTGGCGTTCTACGCCGCGAAGGAGGCCGCGAAGAGCTACGAGGCGGGGCAGTTCGAAGATGCCGCCGCCGCAGTGGCCTCCCAGGTCGGCCACCTGCGCAAGCTCGCCTTCATCCGGCCGGACGAGTCCAAGTACCTCGGCAACGCGCTGACCGCGCAATGGAACACACTGACGAAACTCGGGCGCCACGCGGACGCACTGGTGGTCGCGGAGGAAGCGGTCGCCGTCTGCCGGATCGTGGACCAGGGACGTCCGCCGCTCGACCGGGCGCTGGAGCTGGTCGAATGCAGTCTGTCCGAGTTCCCCGACGAGCCGGCCGGCGCCTCGGCGGACGAGTTGCTCGCGCTCCGCTCCCAACGGGCCGACGAGGCCAACCGGCTCCGCGCCCGGTCCCTGGCGATCGTCGCCGAGCGCCACCTGGAGCGCAGTGAGCACGACGCTGCGCACCCGTTGCTCGAGGAGGTGACGCGGATCCTGCGGTACCTCGGATCGGACGAGAAGCTCGTGCCCGCGCTGACCGAGCTGGGCCACTGCCGGACCCGGCTCCGCGAGTACGAGCAGGCGCGGGCCAGCTACGGGGAAGCTCTTGCGATCGCGGGCACTCTCGACCCGGTCGATCCGGAGGACATCCTCGGCCTCCAGATGAATCTGGCCGGTAGCGCGCGCGAGCTCCAGCAGTACGCCGAAGCCGTGCGGCTCGACGAGGCGGTGGTCGCCGTACTGCGCGCGGATCATCAGTCCGAGTCCCCGCACGAGAAATCGCTCGAGCGCCTCACCTGGGCCCTCACGACGCTCGGGGACGATCTGCGCGCCCTACACCGGCTCGAGGAAGCGCTGGCGGCGTACAGCGAGGCTCTCGAGCTGCACCGCGCCGCGGACCGTCCGGGAGGAGTGGACGAAGCTCTGCCACCCGTCATCCGTACCTTGCGGGCGCTGGGCCGCCCCGACGACGCCCGCCCGCTGGAGGACGAACTATCCTCCCTACGCAAGGCCCCTCGACCCGGAACGATCTACACACTCCGGATTCCGACCAGCGACGAGGCCCCCTCGGAAGGCTAG
- a CDS encoding type II toxin-antitoxin system RelE/ParE family toxin, with the protein MAMHEWDVYIVNEVRAWIEDLDDATHRRVVQAIDALAEAGPGLGRPLVDTITGSRLPNLKELRPGTVRILFAFDPWRSSILLVAGDKAGRWKAWYDEAIPIAEHRYEIYVKERQAEEEDGR; encoded by the coding sequence ATGGCGATGCACGAGTGGGACGTCTACATCGTCAACGAGGTGCGTGCGTGGATCGAGGACCTGGACGACGCTACTCATCGGCGGGTTGTGCAGGCGATCGATGCGCTGGCTGAGGCAGGACCTGGGCTCGGACGGCCGCTTGTTGACACGATTACCGGATCCCGACTGCCGAATCTGAAGGAGCTCAGACCGGGGACAGTGCGGATCCTGTTCGCGTTCGACCCGTGGCGATCGAGCATCCTGCTCGTCGCTGGGGACAAGGCGGGGCGATGGAAGGCTTGGTACGACGAAGCCATCCCGATTGCGGAGCACAGGTACGAGATCTACGTGAAGGAACGCCAGGCCGAAGAGGAGGATGGTCGATGA
- the gcvP gene encoding aminomethyl-transferring glycine dehydrogenase, with protein sequence MNDIPQLSATFADRHIGPRPDEIARMVELLGYDDVDALVDAAVPASIRSAEALRLPEPASEVDALTELRQLAARNTVVTSMIGQGYYGTFTPSVIVRRLVENPAWYTAYTPYQPEISQGRLEALLNFQTVVSDLTGLPTANASLLDEGTAAAEAMTLAHRSNKKSKSDRFLVDADCFTQTIAVVRTRAEALGIEVVVADTTDGLPEGDFFGFLVQYPGSNGAVRDLKPLIAAAHERDTLVAVASDLLALTVLEAPGEAGADIVIGSSQRFGVPLFYGGPHAGFMSVRSGLERSLPGRLVGVSVDADGAPAYRLALQTREQHIRREKATSNICTAQVLLAVVASMYAVYHGPEGLRAIAERVHQYAGKLAASLPPGGVEVVHDDFFDTVLARVPGRAADVVDAARQNGIWLRLVDADHVGISCDEKTDVATLTRVCQSFGAQYDDTLGAGAIAVPRTTEYLTHPVFNTHRSETAMLRYLRKLSDKDYALDRGMIPLGSCTMKLNATTEMEPVTWPEFADLHPFAPVEDAAGYVKLIGQLERWLAEVTGYAKVSIQPNAGSQGELAGLLAIRGYHRAQGDEDRNVCLIPASAHGTNAASAVMAGMKVVVVKGNDDGTIDLDDLRSKAAEHAERLAAIMITYPSTHGVYEESVREVCRIVHDHGGQVYVDGANLNALLGLAKPGEFGGDVSHLNLHKTFCIPHGGGGPGVGPVAVAAHLAPYLPNHPLLDQAGPESGVGPISAAPFGSAGVLAISWAYIRMMGAEGLTAATKAAVLTANYVAKRLEGAFPVLYTGENGLVAHECILDLRPMTKETGISVDDVAKRLIDYGFHAPTMSFPVAGTLMVEPTESEDLGELDRFCDAMIAIRHEIDRVAAGEWPATDNPLVNAPHTAESVINDKWEHAYTREEAAFPRSVDRASKYWPPVRRIDGAHGDRNLICSCPAPEAFE encoded by the coding sequence GTGAACGACATCCCCCAGCTCTCGGCGACCTTCGCCGACCGGCACATCGGGCCGCGCCCGGACGAGATCGCCCGGATGGTCGAGCTTCTCGGGTACGACGACGTCGACGCGCTCGTGGACGCCGCGGTCCCGGCCTCGATCCGCTCGGCCGAGGCGCTGCGGCTGCCCGAACCGGCCTCCGAGGTCGACGCGCTGACCGAGCTCCGGCAGCTCGCCGCGCGCAACACCGTCGTCACCTCGATGATCGGTCAGGGGTACTACGGCACGTTCACCCCGTCCGTGATCGTGCGCCGCCTGGTCGAGAACCCGGCCTGGTACACCGCCTACACGCCGTACCAGCCGGAGATCTCCCAGGGCCGCCTCGAGGCGCTGCTGAACTTCCAGACCGTCGTCTCCGACCTGACCGGCCTGCCGACCGCGAACGCGTCGCTGCTCGACGAGGGCACCGCGGCCGCCGAGGCGATGACGCTGGCGCACCGCTCGAACAAGAAGAGCAAGTCCGACCGGTTCCTGGTCGACGCCGACTGCTTCACGCAGACGATCGCCGTGGTCCGGACCCGCGCCGAGGCGCTGGGGATCGAGGTCGTCGTCGCGGACACCACCGACGGCCTGCCCGAAGGCGACTTCTTCGGCTTCCTGGTGCAGTACCCGGGCTCGAACGGCGCCGTCCGCGACCTGAAGCCGCTGATCGCCGCGGCCCACGAGCGCGACACGTTGGTTGCCGTCGCCTCCGATCTGCTCGCGCTGACGGTGCTCGAGGCGCCGGGTGAGGCCGGTGCCGACATCGTCATCGGCTCCTCGCAGCGCTTCGGCGTACCGCTGTTCTACGGCGGCCCGCACGCCGGCTTCATGTCGGTACGGTCCGGTCTCGAGCGTTCGTTGCCCGGTCGCCTCGTCGGCGTGTCCGTCGACGCCGACGGCGCCCCGGCGTACCGGCTGGCCCTGCAGACCCGTGAGCAGCACATCCGTCGCGAGAAGGCGACGTCGAACATCTGTACGGCGCAGGTCCTGCTGGCCGTGGTCGCGTCGATGTACGCCGTCTACCACGGTCCGGAGGGGCTGCGCGCGATCGCCGAGCGGGTGCATCAGTACGCCGGGAAGCTCGCCGCCTCGCTGCCCCCCGGTGGGGTCGAGGTCGTCCACGACGACTTCTTCGACACCGTGCTCGCCCGCGTCCCGGGCCGTGCCGCGGACGTCGTGGACGCCGCCCGGCAGAACGGCATCTGGCTGCGACTCGTCGACGCGGATCACGTCGGCATCTCCTGCGACGAGAAGACCGACGTCGCCACGCTGACCCGCGTCTGCCAGTCCTTCGGCGCGCAGTACGACGACACGCTCGGCGCCGGCGCGATCGCGGTGCCGCGCACCACGGAGTACCTGACGCACCCGGTGTTCAACACGCACCGGTCCGAGACGGCGATGCTGCGCTACCTGCGCAAGCTGTCCGACAAGGACTACGCGCTGGACCGCGGGATGATCCCGCTCGGGTCCTGCACGATGAAGCTGAACGCGACGACCGAGATGGAGCCGGTGACCTGGCCGGAGTTCGCGGACCTGCACCCGTTCGCCCCGGTCGAGGACGCGGCCGGGTACGTGAAGCTGATCGGTCAGCTGGAGCGCTGGCTGGCCGAGGTGACCGGGTACGCGAAGGTCTCGATCCAGCCGAACGCCGGCTCGCAGGGTGAGCTGGCCGGCCTGCTGGCGATCCGCGGGTACCACCGCGCGCAGGGCGACGAGGACCGCAACGTCTGCCTGATCCCGGCGTCGGCGCACGGGACGAACGCCGCGTCCGCGGTGATGGCCGGCATGAAGGTCGTCGTTGTCAAGGGCAACGACGACGGCACGATCGACCTGGACGACCTGCGGTCGAAGGCCGCCGAGCACGCCGAGCGGCTGGCCGCGATCATGATCACGTACCCGTCGACGCACGGCGTGTACGAGGAGAGCGTCCGCGAGGTCTGCCGGATCGTCCACGACCACGGCGGCCAGGTGTACGTCGACGGCGCGAACCTGAACGCCCTGTTGGGTCTCGCGAAGCCGGGCGAGTTCGGCGGCGACGTCAGCCACCTGAACCTGCACAAGACGTTCTGCATCCCGCACGGCGGTGGCGGTCCGGGGGTCGGCCCCGTCGCGGTCGCCGCGCACTTGGCGCCGTACCTGCCGAACCACCCGCTGCTCGACCAGGCCGGTCCGGAATCGGGCGTCGGCCCGATCAGCGCGGCGCCGTTCGGGTCCGCGGGCGTGCTGGCGATCTCGTGGGCGTACATCCGGATGATGGGCGCCGAGGGGCTGACCGCCGCGACCAAGGCCGCGGTCCTGACCGCGAACTACGTGGCGAAGCGGCTCGAGGGCGCGTTCCCGGTGCTGTACACGGGCGAGAACGGCCTGGTCGCGCACGAGTGCATCCTGGACCTGCGGCCGATGACCAAGGAGACCGGCATCAGCGTCGACGATGTCGCGAAGCGGCTGATCGACTACGGATTCCACGCGCCGACGATGTCGTTCCCGGTCGCGGGCACGCTGATGGTCGAGCCGACCGAGTCCGAGGACCTGGGCGAGCTGGACCGCTTCTGCGACGCGATGATCGCCATCCGGCACGAGATCGACCGCGTCGCCGCGGGGGAGTGGCCGGCCACCGACAACCCGCTGGTCAACGCGCCGCACACCGCCGAGTCGGTGATCAACGACAAGTGGGAGCACGCGTACACCCGCGAAGAGGCCGCGTTCCCCCGCTCGGTCGACCGCGCCTCGAAGTACTGGCCCCCCGTCCGCCGCATCGACGGCGCCCACGGCGACCGCAACCTCATCTGCTCCTGCCCAGCCCCGGAGGCGTTTGAGTGA
- a CDS encoding MerR family transcriptional regulator: MAAATATAGVQGLLFDDDLRPMPEDVGFRGPTACAAAGITYRQLDYWARTGLVSPSVRPATGSGTQRLYGFRDVLLLKVIKRLLDAGISLQQIRTAIAHLSKRGFDDLTQITLMSDGASVYMCTSPDEVIDLLAGGQGVFGIALGGVWREVEGSLSELPTERADGHGEDESEPHASDELAARRRARMTG; encoded by the coding sequence GTGGCAGCCGCTACTGCCACCGCCGGTGTCCAGGGTCTGCTGTTCGACGACGACCTGCGGCCGATGCCGGAGGACGTCGGGTTCCGCGGTCCGACGGCCTGCGCCGCGGCCGGGATCACCTACCGGCAGCTGGACTACTGGGCCCGGACCGGCCTGGTCTCCCCGTCGGTCCGTCCGGCGACCGGCTCCGGGACGCAGCGGTTGTACGGTTTCCGTGACGTCTTGTTGCTGAAAGTGATCAAGAGGCTGCTCGACGCCGGGATCTCGCTGCAGCAGATCCGGACCGCGATCGCTCACCTGAGCAAGCGCGGCTTCGACGACCTGACCCAGATCACGCTGATGAGCGACGGCGCGTCGGTGTACATGTGCACCTCGCCGGACGAGGTCATCGATCTGCTGGCCGGCGGCCAGGGCGTGTTCGGGATCGCGCTCGGCGGCGTCTGGCGCGAGGTCGAGGGTTCGCTGTCCGAGCTGCCCACCGAGCGGGCCGACGGCCACGGTGAGGACGAGTCCGAGCCGCACGCCAGCGACGAGCTCGCCGCCCGCCGCCGCGCGCGGATGACCGGCTGA
- a CDS encoding helix-turn-helix domain-containing protein, which produces MSGYVNWRDIRDQAVARAGGEEAVEAGKQELLAEVQGHRLAEIRRARGLTQAQVAERMGVTKGRVSQIEQGKISGQEVLLRYASALGGRLHQAIYFDDGDIAAIA; this is translated from the coding sequence ATGAGCGGCTACGTGAACTGGAGGGACATTCGCGATCAGGCGGTTGCGCGTGCCGGTGGCGAGGAGGCCGTCGAGGCCGGCAAACAGGAGCTCCTCGCGGAGGTTCAGGGGCACCGCCTGGCGGAGATCCGGCGCGCTCGTGGTCTGACGCAGGCGCAGGTTGCCGAACGGATGGGCGTTACCAAGGGGCGGGTTTCCCAGATCGAGCAAGGCAAGATCTCAGGCCAAGAGGTCCTGCTCCGCTATGCGTCCGCGCTTGGCGGCCGCCTGCATCAGGCAATCTACTTCGACGACGGCGACATCGCTGCCATCGCCTGA
- a CDS encoding MerR family transcriptional regulator → MARPDPSAEGSAGGRGIGEVLQLLQAEFADVTISKIRFLEAEGLVTPARTASGYRKFSAADVERLRYVLTAQRDQYLPLKVIKEHLGAIDRGLRPAAAGPPVAPSSLPQTPGQPVPEDFGDFGAAGTELRLTRDELRTAADVPGELLDELESHGLVVASGNHYGGDAIVIAQVAAELASYGIEPRHLRAFRTAADREVGLIEQVTGPRRTEQTAELAALTVRLHTALVRSRLPR, encoded by the coding sequence GTGGCCAGGCCTGATCCGAGCGCCGAAGGGTCGGCGGGCGGCCGCGGCATCGGAGAGGTGCTGCAGCTCCTGCAGGCCGAGTTCGCCGACGTCACGATTTCGAAGATCCGGTTCCTGGAGGCCGAAGGGCTGGTGACACCGGCCCGGACGGCCTCCGGCTACCGCAAGTTCAGCGCGGCCGACGTCGAGCGGTTGCGGTACGTGCTGACCGCGCAACGCGACCAGTACCTGCCGCTGAAGGTGATCAAGGAGCATCTCGGCGCGATCGACCGCGGGCTGCGACCGGCCGCCGCAGGCCCGCCGGTCGCGCCCAGTTCGCTGCCGCAGACCCCTGGCCAGCCGGTCCCTGAGGACTTCGGGGACTTCGGCGCCGCGGGCACCGAGCTGCGGCTGACCCGGGACGAGCTGCGGACCGCTGCCGACGTACCAGGGGAGCTGCTGGACGAGCTGGAGAGCCACGGTCTGGTGGTGGCCAGTGGCAACCACTACGGCGGCGACGCGATCGTGATCGCCCAGGTCGCGGCCGAACTGGCGTCGTACGGGATCGAGCCGCGGCATCTGCGTGCGTTCCGTACGGCGGCGGACCGGGAGGTCGGCCTGATCGAGCAGGTCACGGGTCCACGCCGTACCGAGCAGACCGCGGAGCTCGCCGCGCTGACCGTCCGCCTGCACACCGCCCTCGTCCGCTCCCGCCTCCCACGCTGA
- a CDS encoding serine hydrolase has product MTSVRPDTADGLFAEVAAAQSEWKLPSVCAGVVRDGELVWTGVRGRFATGDGGLPGTDVQYRVGSITKTLTAVLVMQCRDDGLLTLNDAVGKHLPGIAFGDRTIRHLLAHSGGMNAEPEGPWWERNPGVTFDELTAAMSDAQAVGPADRRHHYSNLGYGLLGEIVARLRGESWLDLARKRILAPLEMRRTSYFPEGPSAQGFSVHPFSAQLDPEPSYDSGAMAPAGQLWSTIEDLARYATFWIDPVPEVLSRESVEEMAAPVASDPREGLNASYGLGLRLIADDPHLLVGHTGSMPGFLAGLFVDRVRRVGAVTLGNATYGRVASLAPDLVRILTRHEPPIAQEWVPEPPLTQGAELLGHWYWGNTPLTISATAGILQLSGGLTTRLTPLGPDLYQGRDGYLAGEKLHVIRDGNTISHLNVATFTLTRTPYGR; this is encoded by the coding sequence GTGACTTCCGTACGTCCTGATACTGCCGACGGGCTGTTTGCTGAGGTTGCGGCGGCGCAGAGCGAGTGGAAGTTGCCGTCGGTGTGTGCCGGGGTGGTTCGGGACGGCGAGCTGGTGTGGACCGGCGTCCGTGGGCGGTTCGCGACGGGTGACGGTGGGTTGCCGGGGACCGACGTGCAGTACCGGGTCGGGTCGATCACCAAGACGTTGACGGCGGTGCTGGTGATGCAGTGCCGGGACGACGGGTTGCTGACGCTGAACGATGCTGTCGGCAAGCATCTGCCGGGGATCGCGTTCGGGGACCGCACGATCCGGCACCTGCTCGCGCACAGCGGCGGGATGAACGCCGAACCCGAGGGCCCTTGGTGGGAACGGAATCCGGGCGTCACGTTCGACGAGCTGACCGCGGCGATGAGCGACGCGCAGGCGGTCGGCCCGGCGGACCGGCGGCACCACTACTCGAACCTCGGGTACGGCCTGCTCGGCGAGATCGTCGCCCGGTTGCGCGGCGAGTCGTGGCTGGACCTGGCCCGCAAGCGCATCCTCGCCCCGTTGGAGATGCGGCGTACGTCGTACTTCCCGGAAGGCCCGTCCGCGCAGGGGTTCTCGGTGCACCCGTTCAGCGCACAGCTGGATCCCGAGCCGTCGTACGACTCGGGTGCGATGGCGCCGGCGGGGCAGTTGTGGAGCACGATCGAGGACCTGGCGCGGTACGCGACGTTCTGGATCGACCCGGTGCCTGAGGTGCTGAGCCGGGAGTCCGTCGAGGAGATGGCGGCGCCGGTCGCATCCGATCCGCGCGAGGGCCTGAACGCGTCGTACGGCCTCGGCCTGCGGCTGATCGCGGACGACCCGCATCTGCTCGTCGGTCACACCGGCTCGATGCCGGGCTTCCTCGCCGGACTGTTCGTCGACCGGGTCCGCCGCGTCGGGGCAGTGACGCTGGGCAACGCGACGTACGGCCGGGTCGCCTCGCTGGCACCCGACCTGGTCCGCATCCTCACGCGGCACGAGCCGCCGATCGCCCAGGAGTGGGTCCCGGAGCCGCCGCTGACACAGGGCGCCGAGCTGCTCGGCCACTGGTACTGGGGCAACACCCCACTCACGATCTCCGCGACCGCCGGGATCCTGCAACTCTCCGGCGGCCTCACCACCCGCCTGACCCCACTGGGCCCCGACCTCTACCAGGGCCGCGACGGCTACCTCGCCGGCGAAAAACTCCACGTAATCCGCGACGGCAACACCATCTCCCACCTCAACGTCGCCACCTTCACCCTCACCCGAACACCGTACGGGCGCTGA
- a CDS encoding bifunctional nuclease domain-containing protein encodes MREVDVVGVRVEMPSSQPIVLLREVGGERYLPIWIGAAEASAIAFAQQGMEPPRPLTHDLFAETIRVLGHTLSQVRIVNLTDGVFEAILVFDDKTEISARPSDSIAIALRTGTPVFCAEEILAEAGIPVPESESNGADEVEEEEEVERFREFLDQVTPEDFDKS; translated from the coding sequence GTGCGCGAAGTCGACGTGGTCGGAGTCCGGGTGGAGATGCCCTCGAGTCAGCCGATCGTGCTGCTCCGGGAGGTCGGAGGTGAGCGATACCTGCCGATCTGGATCGGCGCGGCCGAGGCGAGTGCGATCGCTTTCGCCCAGCAGGGCATGGAGCCGCCCCGGCCGTTGACCCACGATCTGTTCGCCGAGACCATCCGGGTGCTCGGGCACACGCTCAGCCAGGTCCGGATCGTGAACCTGACCGACGGCGTGTTCGAGGCGATCCTGGTGTTCGACGACAAGACCGAGATCTCCGCGCGGCCGTCGGACTCGATCGCGATTGCGCTGCGCACCGGGACCCCGGTGTTCTGCGCCGAGGAGATCCTCGCCGAGGCCGGTATCCCGGTTCCAGAGAGCGAGTCGAACGGTGCGGACGAGGTCGAGGAGGAAGAGGAGGTCGAGCGGTTCCGGGAGTTCCTGGACCAGGTGACCCCGGAGGACTTCGACAAGAGCTGA